In Sphingomonas psychrotolerans, the following proteins share a genomic window:
- a CDS encoding GNAT family N-acetyltransferase, with protein sequence MRLADAPAALALMRRAEGGLGRLPDEMDLPWMEEALAGALMGGLAIGAWEGSHLAGMIKTSRMPSVQFQHVLWDLTVAVDPESQGRGIGYRLLAELLANAAALTPRVERVELVVREGLTHAIRLYERVGFRREGRFERRFRLSDGTYEADLPMVLFL encoded by the coding sequence TTGCGCCTCGCCGACGCGCCGGCGGCGCTCGCGTTGATGCGTCGAGCGGAGGGCGGTCTTGGCCGGCTGCCCGACGAGATGGACCTCCCATGGATGGAAGAGGCGCTGGCAGGCGCGCTGATGGGCGGCCTCGCAATCGGCGCGTGGGAGGGCTCGCATTTGGCAGGGATGATAAAGACCAGCCGCATGCCCTCCGTCCAGTTCCAGCACGTGCTTTGGGATTTGACGGTCGCGGTCGACCCCGAATCCCAGGGCCGCGGCATCGGCTACAGGCTGCTTGCGGAATTGCTTGCGAACGCCGCGGCTCTGACGCCGAGGGTCGAGCGCGTGGAACTGGTCGTCAGGGAAGGCCTCACGCACGCGATCCGCCTCTACGAACGTGTCGGCTTCCGCCGGGAAGGTCGGTTCGAACGGCGATTCCGGCTATCCGATGGGACCTATGAAGCCGATCTCCCAATGGTTCTATTCCTGTAG
- a CDS encoding SRPBCC family protein has protein sequence MGQIGSEPTIQNGTMVKRESDRELVVTRTFDAPARIVFEAWTRPELFMRWWAPKSMGVPLLSCEMDVRAGGKYRLEFGQDASNAFAFFGRYIEVTPGARLVWTNDEGEDGALTTVTFEEKGSKTLLTFHELYPSKEALDEALVGMEGGMPEQFEQLDALLGSLGASVGGQ, from the coding sequence ATGGGCCAGATAGGTAGTGAACCCACCATTCAGAACGGCACGATGGTGAAACGGGAGTCCGACCGCGAGCTGGTCGTTACGCGAACCTTTGATGCCCCGGCGCGCATCGTGTTCGAGGCCTGGACCAGGCCAGAGCTGTTCATGCGGTGGTGGGCACCCAAGTCGATGGGCGTGCCTCTGCTTTCCTGCGAGATGGATGTTCGTGCCGGAGGCAAATACCGTCTCGAGTTCGGACAGGATGCCTCGAACGCCTTTGCATTCTTCGGCAGGTACATCGAAGTGACGCCGGGCGCGCGGCTCGTCTGGACCAATGATGAAGGTGAGGACGGCGCCCTGACCACGGTGACCTTCGAGGAAAAGGGTAGCAAGACGCTGCTGACCTTCCACGAACTCTATCCCTCGAAGGAAGCGCTCGACGAGGCCCTTGTCGGAATGGAGGGCGGAATGCCCGAGCAATTCGAGCAGTTGGACGCGCTTCTCGGCAGCCTGGGCGCCAGCGTGGGAGGACAGTGA
- a CDS encoding ArsR/SmtB family transcription factor — protein sequence MVQCASARLDASFAALSDATRRGVLEQLGRAEASITDLAEKFHMTLTGMKKHVGVLERAGLVTTEKVGRVRACKLGLRGLEAEAAWIETHRQLWDARFDALDKVVEELKLREKRDGPDR from the coding sequence ATGGTTCAGTGTGCAAGCGCCCGTCTCGATGCCTCGTTCGCTGCGCTCTCGGACGCCACCCGACGCGGCGTTCTGGAGCAGCTCGGACGTGCGGAGGCGTCGATCACGGATCTTGCCGAGAAGTTCCACATGACCCTTACGGGCATGAAGAAACATGTCGGCGTCCTCGAGCGGGCCGGACTCGTCACGACGGAGAAGGTCGGCCGGGTGCGGGCCTGCAAGCTCGGCCTTCGCGGGCTGGAGGCGGAGGCGGCATGGATCGAGACCCACCGCCAGCTCTGGGACGCACGCTTCGATGCGTTGGACAAAGTGGTCGAAGAATTGAAACTGAGGGAGAAGCGCGATGGGCCAGATAGGTAG
- a CDS encoding TspO/MBR family protein, translating into MREIASKGQLRLAYFRWAVVTVPLMLLLGFASGKLAPSGDENPWFVQLVKPEIMPPGWAFGVAWTILYAMMGLALALVINARGSRGRGLALLVFIVQLAINLAWTPVFFGLHKVDTALLMIGALLVLVLLTILLFWRVRRVAGLLLVPYLGWLGFAFVLLYQIDALNPNAESLVPSRTVDQIEIR; encoded by the coding sequence TTGAGAGAGATCGCGTCCAAAGGTCAGTTGCGCCTCGCATATTTCCGCTGGGCAGTGGTGACGGTCCCGCTCATGCTGCTGCTCGGCTTCGCTTCGGGCAAGCTCGCCCCCAGCGGCGACGAGAATCCGTGGTTCGTCCAGCTGGTGAAGCCCGAGATCATGCCGCCCGGCTGGGCGTTCGGGGTGGCGTGGACGATCCTCTATGCGATGATGGGGCTCGCGCTGGCGCTGGTGATCAACGCGCGCGGATCGCGCGGGCGCGGGCTCGCGCTGCTCGTCTTCATCGTCCAGCTCGCGATCAATCTCGCCTGGACGCCGGTGTTCTTCGGGCTGCACAAGGTCGATACCGCGCTGCTGATGATCGGCGCCTTGCTCGTGCTGGTGCTGCTCACGATCCTGCTGTTCTGGCGCGTACGCCGCGTCGCCGGGCTGCTGCTGGTGCCCTATCTCGGCTGGCTGGGCTTCGCTTTCGTGCTGCTTTATCAGATCGATGCGCTCAATCCGAACGCCGAAAGCCTTGTACCTTCGCGCACGGTTGACCAGATAGAGATTCGCTGA
- a CDS encoding accessory factor UbiK family protein, which produces MQTDNRLFDDFVKFMNGAAGTVAGMAREAEGATRERAREWIGGLDFVARDEFEAVKAMAVAARDENDALKARLAALEAQLAAKPARAPKAAS; this is translated from the coding sequence ATGCAGACCGACAACCGCCTGTTCGACGATTTCGTCAAGTTCATGAACGGCGCGGCGGGCACCGTCGCCGGCATGGCGCGCGAGGCCGAGGGCGCCACGCGTGAGCGCGCCCGCGAATGGATCGGCGGGCTCGATTTCGTGGCGCGCGACGAGTTCGAAGCAGTCAAGGCGATGGCCGTGGCGGCGCGCGACGAGAATGATGCGCTCAAGGCGCGTCTCGCCGCGCTCGAAGCGCAGCTTGCAGCCAAGCCTGCCAGGGCACCGAAGGCAGCTTCTTGA
- a CDS encoding type III secretion system chaperone family protein — protein sequence MLDEAEFDRDDAAPIDMLENYFAAHGWTYEREDDEIVAKFKGSWTEYELRAIWREDDGVLQFLGFPDIRVADDRRAAVYETIGLVNEQLWIGHFELWSASGILLFRHAALIDSAGDKTLTLDQAELLVESAIDECERFYPVFQFVLWGGKTPQDALASALIETQGEA from the coding sequence ATGTTGGACGAGGCCGAATTCGACCGCGACGACGCCGCGCCGATCGACATGCTCGAGAATTACTTCGCGGCGCATGGCTGGACCTATGAGCGCGAGGACGACGAGATCGTCGCCAAGTTCAAGGGCAGCTGGACCGAATATGAGCTGCGCGCGATCTGGCGCGAGGACGACGGCGTGCTCCAGTTCCTCGGCTTTCCGGACATCCGCGTCGCCGACGATCGCCGTGCCGCGGTCTACGAGACGATCGGGCTGGTCAACGAGCAATTGTGGATCGGCCATTTCGAATTGTGGTCGGCGAGCGGGATCCTGCTCTTCCGCCATGCCGCGCTGATCGACAGTGCGGGCGACAAGACGCTGACGCTCGATCAGGCCGAATTGCTGGTCGAAAGCGCGATCGACGAGTGCGAGCGCTTCTACCCGGTATTCCAGTTCGTGCTCTGGGGCGGCAAGACCCCGCAGGATGCGCTTGCCTCCGCGCTGATCGAGACGCAGGGCGAGGCGTGA
- a CDS encoding pyrroline-5-carboxylate reductase family protein codes for MSTAGPLRLWLLGCGNMAGAMLRQWIASGVVTPENVFVVNRHDRALPAGVRQGRAFPDGPTPDFIQLGMKPQQIDDVVSLVPEGEIPLISILAGAEVATLRERFPGHPIVRAMPNLPVALGKGVIGLHGDRVPGVDALMAPLGLVEWIADEGLFEAVTTLSGCGPAFVYRFIDALAEAGTALGLDPDQAQRLAVATVEGSGLLAAEADVAPGILADRVASPGGSTRQGLNVLDRDDALKSLIRETLAASQRRNAEMAAEARR; via the coding sequence GTGAGCACCGCCGGGCCGCTGCGGCTCTGGCTGCTGGGCTGCGGCAATATGGCGGGGGCGATGCTCCGCCAGTGGATTGCCAGCGGCGTGGTCACCCCCGAGAACGTCTTCGTCGTCAATCGTCACGATCGCGCGCTTCCCGCCGGCGTCCGGCAGGGCAGGGCGTTCCCCGACGGGCCGACGCCCGATTTCATCCAGCTGGGCATGAAGCCCCAGCAAATCGATGACGTCGTTTCCCTGGTTCCGGAAGGCGAGATACCCCTCATCTCGATCCTCGCCGGCGCAGAGGTCGCGACCCTCCGGGAGCGTTTCCCCGGCCACCCGATCGTTCGCGCCATGCCCAATCTCCCGGTCGCGCTCGGCAAGGGCGTCATCGGGCTTCACGGCGACCGCGTTCCCGGCGTCGACGCGCTGATGGCGCCGCTCGGGCTCGTCGAATGGATCGCGGACGAGGGCCTGTTCGAAGCCGTCACCACGCTTTCGGGTTGCGGCCCTGCTTTCGTCTATCGCTTCATCGACGCGTTGGCCGAAGCGGGTACGGCGCTGGGGCTCGACCCTGATCAGGCGCAGCGGCTTGCAGTCGCAACCGTGGAAGGCTCCGGCCTGCTCGCCGCCGAGGCCGATGTCGCGCCCGGAATCCTCGCCGATCGCGTCGCCAGCCCCGGCGGCTCGACCCGGCAGGGTCTCAACGTGCTCGACCGCGACGATGCGCTCAAATCGCTGATCCGCGAAACGCTTGCCGCCTCGCAGCGCCGCAACGCCGAGATGGCCGCCGAGGCACGGCGCTAA
- a CDS encoding hemerythrin domain-containing protein translates to MATTTATRDNKGRFKGSSKGGEGKSSNFGMVAGAVAGGAALGILAMFGRKAAVQAPTALAGNWDEALVVEHQATLKVFDAIEATDENNTIKRSMLLSHLKHALLKHAVEEENVIYPALREIGQRDAADALTKEHGYVKQYLYELENTPNASPAWIAKVREFRADIEKHMQEEEMQLFPMLRSQLSEEKNKALTLTMNKEGFKVA, encoded by the coding sequence ATGGCGACCACCACGGCGACACGCGACAACAAGGGACGCTTCAAGGGCTCGTCGAAGGGCGGCGAAGGCAAGTCGAGCAATTTCGGAATGGTCGCGGGCGCAGTTGCCGGCGGCGCCGCGCTCGGCATCCTCGCGATGTTCGGCCGCAAGGCAGCAGTGCAGGCGCCGACCGCGCTTGCCGGCAATTGGGACGAAGCGCTCGTCGTAGAGCATCAGGCGACGCTCAAGGTGTTCGACGCGATCGAGGCGACCGACGAGAACAATACCATCAAGCGCTCGATGCTGCTTTCGCACCTCAAGCATGCGTTGCTCAAACATGCCGTCGAGGAAGAGAATGTGATCTATCCGGCGCTGCGCGAGATCGGCCAGCGCGATGCCGCCGATGCGCTCACCAAGGAGCACGGCTATGTGAAGCAGTATCTCTACGAGCTGGAGAATACGCCCAACGCCTCGCCGGCCTGGATCGCCAAGGTCCGCGAATTCCGCGCGGACATCGAAAAGCACATGCAGGAAGAGGAAATGCAGCTCTTCCCGATGCTGCGCAGCCAGCTTTCCGAAGAGAAGAACAAGGCGCTGACGCTGACGATGAACAAGGAAGGCTTCAAGGTCGCGTAA